From Streptomyces sp. 6-11-2, one genomic window encodes:
- a CDS encoding small ribosomal subunit Rsm22 family protein produces MNDVVPPSETLRAALSGLLDGLPPRQAAGAVERLIANYRGSTPTDAPILRDRADVVAYAAYRMPATFEAVRSALEAFAEAAPEWTPASHTDVGGGTGAAAWAVGATWDGIRPVTVLDWAEPALALGREIAEADPALRDARWQRARIGAALTLDDTDLVTVSYVLGELTEADRAAVVAAAAAAARAVVVVEPGTPDGYARVIEARDRLIEAGFQVAAPCPHSAACPIVPGTDWCHFSARVSRSSLHRQVKGGSLAYEDEKFSYVAATRFPVAPAPARVVRRPQIRKGQVLLNLCTPDEGLRRETVTKRHGDLYKAARDTNWGDPWPPPDTTR; encoded by the coding sequence GTGAATGACGTCGTACCCCCGTCGGAGACCCTCCGTGCCGCGCTCTCCGGGCTGCTCGACGGGCTGCCGCCCCGGCAGGCCGCGGGTGCCGTGGAGCGGCTGATCGCCAACTACCGGGGAAGCACCCCCACCGACGCGCCGATCCTGCGCGACCGCGCGGACGTGGTCGCCTACGCCGCCTACCGGATGCCGGCCACCTTCGAGGCGGTCCGCTCGGCGCTGGAGGCGTTCGCGGAGGCCGCGCCCGAGTGGACGCCCGCCAGTCACACCGACGTCGGCGGCGGGACCGGCGCCGCCGCCTGGGCCGTCGGCGCCACCTGGGACGGCATCCGGCCGGTGACCGTGCTCGACTGGGCCGAGCCGGCGCTCGCCCTCGGCCGGGAGATCGCCGAGGCCGACCCGGCCCTGCGGGACGCCCGCTGGCAGCGCGCCCGGATCGGCGCGGCGCTCACCCTCGACGACACCGACCTCGTCACCGTCTCCTACGTCCTGGGCGAGCTGACCGAGGCCGACCGCGCGGCCGTCGTGGCCGCCGCCGCGGCCGCCGCCCGCGCCGTCGTGGTCGTCGAACCCGGCACACCCGACGGCTACGCCCGCGTCATCGAGGCCCGGGACCGGCTGATCGAGGCCGGTTTCCAGGTCGCCGCGCCCTGCCCGCACAGTGCCGCCTGCCCGATCGTGCCCGGCACGGACTGGTGCCACTTCTCGGCCCGGGTCAGCCGGTCCTCCCTGCACCGGCAGGTCAAGGGCGGCTCCCTCGCGTACGAGGACGAGAAGTTCAGCTACGTCGCCGCCACCCGCTTCCCGGTCGCCCCGGCCCCCGCGCGCGTCGTCCGCCGCCCTCAGATCCGCAAGGGCCAGGTCCTGCTGAACCTCTGCACGCCCGACGAGGGCCTGCGACGCGAGACGGTCACCAAACGCCACGGCGACCTGTACAAGGCGGCCCGCGACACCAACTGGGGCGACCCCTGGCCGCCTCCCGACACGACGCGCTAG
- a CDS encoding TetR/AcrR family transcriptional regulator — MPDKPAPDASRRSEKSRRAIYAAALALVAETGYPKTTIESIAARAGVGKQTIYRWWPSKADVLMEAFLDLGEQAAARQGDAREDGQPDGIPDTGDLAADLKAVLRATVDELFDPAFEAPARALAAEGVVNEQLGREFVAKLLQPQLELYVRRLRSAQDAGAVRPGVDPRIALELFVSPLAQRWLQRTAPISYEYTDTLVDYALYGLAPR; from the coding sequence ATGCCCGACAAGCCCGCCCCCGACGCCAGCCGCCGCAGTGAGAAGTCCCGCCGCGCGATCTACGCCGCCGCCCTCGCGCTCGTCGCGGAGACCGGGTACCCGAAGACCACGATCGAGTCGATCGCCGCGCGGGCCGGAGTGGGCAAGCAGACGATCTACCGCTGGTGGCCCTCGAAGGCGGACGTGCTCATGGAGGCGTTCCTCGACCTCGGCGAGCAGGCGGCGGCCCGGCAGGGGGACGCGCGAGAGGACGGGCAGCCGGACGGGATCCCCGACACCGGCGACCTCGCCGCCGACCTCAAGGCCGTCCTGCGCGCCACCGTCGACGAGCTGTTCGACCCGGCGTTCGAGGCGCCCGCCCGGGCCCTGGCCGCCGAGGGCGTGGTGAACGAGCAGCTCGGCCGCGAGTTCGTGGCCAAGCTGCTCCAGCCGCAACTGGAGCTGTACGTCCGCAGGCTGCGCTCGGCCCAGGACGCCGGCGCCGTACGCCCCGGCGTCGACCCGCGCATCGCCCTGGAGCTCTTCGTCTCCCCGCTCGCCCAGCGCTGGCTCCAGCGCACCGCGCCGATCTCCTACGAGTACACCGACACCCTCGTCGACTACGCCCTGTACGGGCTCGCACCGCGCTGA
- a CDS encoding bifunctional DNA primase/polymerase: protein MSAEFGDRTGRQGKLTRWLRGRRPKETAGDGGREDLLLAAATAGLPLAPAAHPATAYGCSCDRVGCPTPARHPVSFAWQTQSTTDRAQIERWARHQPQANFITATGMVHDVLDVPLEAGREALERLLAEGVEVGPVTESDDGRMLFFTLTRGTPEDEDEWWPCELDCHPETMDEHPGLRWHCRGSYVLVPPARLPGDDDQQVRWLRGPEHALPDPLSLLEPLTDACARHAAQAPDPHSTTWPLHH, encoded by the coding sequence ATGAGCGCGGAGTTCGGCGACCGCACCGGCCGGCAGGGCAAACTCACCAGGTGGTTGCGGGGACGCCGCCCCAAGGAGACGGCCGGCGACGGCGGTCGTGAGGACCTGCTGCTCGCCGCCGCCACCGCGGGACTTCCCCTCGCGCCCGCCGCGCACCCGGCCACCGCGTATGGCTGCTCCTGTGACCGCGTCGGCTGCCCCACGCCCGCCCGCCACCCGGTGTCCTTCGCCTGGCAGACGCAGTCGACCACCGACCGCGCCCAGATCGAGCGCTGGGCCCGGCACCAGCCGCAGGCCAACTTCATCACCGCGACCGGAATGGTGCACGACGTCCTCGACGTGCCCCTGGAGGCCGGCCGCGAGGCCCTGGAGCGGCTGCTCGCCGAGGGCGTCGAGGTGGGTCCGGTCACCGAGAGCGACGACGGTCGCATGCTGTTCTTCACCCTCACCCGCGGCACGCCCGAGGACGAGGACGAGTGGTGGCCCTGCGAGCTGGACTGCCATCCGGAGACCATGGACGAGCACCCGGGCCTGCGCTGGCACTGCCGCGGCTCCTACGTCCTGGTACCGCCGGCCCGCCTGCCCGGCGACGACGACCAGCAGGTGCGCTGGCTGCGCGGCCCCGAGCACGCCCTCCCGGACCCGCTGAGCCTCCTGGAACCCCTCACCGACGCCTGCGCCCGCCACGCCGCCCAGGCACCGGACCCCCACTCCACGACCTGGCCCCTGCACCACTGA
- the efeU gene encoding iron uptake transporter permease EfeU: MFSNYLIGLREGLEASLVVCILIAYLVKTGRRDALKPVWAGIGIAVAIAMGFGCVLEFGSQELTFEAKEALGGGLSVLAVALVTWMVFWMRRTARHLKSELHGKLDQALAMGTGALVATAFLAVGREGLETALFVWASVHAASDGTPRPLIGVALGLATAVLLGWLFYRGALRINLAKFFTWTGAMLVVVAAGVLAYGVHDLQEAAWVPGLGNLAFDISGTIPPDSWYGTLLKGVFNFQPDPTVIQVTVWLLYLVPTLTVFFAPVGFASGKRKVTVADEQGSRPSKASQA; encoded by the coding sequence GTGTTCTCCAACTATCTGATCGGCCTGCGCGAGGGGCTGGAAGCCAGCCTCGTCGTGTGCATCCTCATCGCCTATCTGGTCAAGACCGGCCGCAGGGACGCCCTGAAGCCCGTCTGGGCCGGTATCGGCATCGCGGTCGCCATCGCCATGGGCTTCGGCTGCGTCCTCGAATTCGGCTCCCAGGAGCTGACGTTCGAGGCGAAGGAGGCACTCGGCGGTGGCCTGTCGGTCCTCGCCGTCGCCTTGGTGACCTGGATGGTCTTCTGGATGCGGCGCACCGCCCGGCATCTGAAGTCCGAGCTGCACGGCAAGCTGGACCAGGCGCTGGCGATGGGCACGGGCGCGCTGGTCGCCACCGCGTTCCTGGCCGTGGGCCGTGAGGGCCTGGAGACGGCGCTGTTCGTGTGGGCGTCGGTCCACGCGGCCTCCGACGGCACCCCGCGCCCACTGATCGGGGTCGCCCTCGGCCTGGCCACAGCGGTCCTCCTGGGCTGGCTGTTCTACCGGGGCGCGCTGCGGATCAACCTCGCCAAGTTCTTCACCTGGACCGGCGCCATGCTGGTCGTCGTCGCGGCGGGTGTGCTGGCGTACGGCGTCCACGACCTCCAGGAGGCCGCCTGGGTGCCGGGGCTGGGCAACCTCGCCTTCGACATCAGCGGCACCATCCCGCCGGACAGCTGGTACGGCACGCTGCTGAAGGGCGTGTTCAACTTCCAGCCGGACCCGACGGTCATCCAGGTCACGGTGTGGCTGCTGTACCTGGTCCCGACGCTCACGGTCTTCTTCGCCCCGGTAGGGTTCGCCTCCGGGAAGAGGAAGGTGACGGTGGCTGATGAGCAGGGTTCGCGACCCTCAAAGGCTTCGCAGGCTTGA
- the efeB gene encoding iron uptake transporter deferrochelatase/peroxidase subunit — protein MTETQGGTPSRRAVIGWGGAGIALGAVAAGGAVAMTKAGSDLDPVGAEAGGAVEFHGAHQAGIATPVQDRLHFAAFDVKTDDRAEFVRMLKDWTAAARRMTAGKEVGEGAYGGLAEAPPDDTGEALGLKPSRLTLTIGFGPSLFEKFGLRDKRPAALVDLPKFPGDNLDRSRTGGDLCIQACADDPQVAVHAIRNLARIGFGKVAVRWSQLGFGKTSSTTPDAHTPRNLFGFKDGTRNIAGTETGRLDKFVWVGDKDGGANDAWMHGGSYVVARRIRMNIETWDRAPLQEQEDIFGRDKGEGAPVGRAKEHDEPFLKAMKPDAHVRLSHPDANGGITILRRGYSFTDGTDGLGRLDAGLFFLAYQRDPRNGFIPLQRKLAASDALNQYIQHVGSAIFAVPPGVRDARDWWGRTLLSEEA, from the coding sequence ATGACCGAGACCCAGGGCGGCACTCCGTCCCGCCGTGCCGTGATCGGCTGGGGCGGGGCCGGGATCGCGCTCGGTGCCGTCGCGGCCGGCGGCGCGGTGGCGATGACCAAGGCCGGCTCCGACCTCGACCCGGTCGGCGCGGAGGCGGGCGGCGCGGTGGAGTTCCACGGCGCCCACCAGGCCGGCATCGCCACGCCCGTGCAGGACCGTCTGCACTTCGCCGCGTTCGACGTGAAGACCGACGACCGCGCCGAGTTCGTGCGGATGCTGAAGGACTGGACGGCCGCCGCGCGCCGGATGACCGCCGGCAAGGAGGTCGGTGAGGGCGCGTACGGTGGACTCGCCGAGGCGCCGCCCGACGACACCGGCGAGGCGCTCGGCCTCAAGCCCTCGCGGCTGACGCTGACCATCGGCTTCGGGCCGTCGCTGTTCGAGAAGTTCGGGCTGCGGGACAAGCGGCCGGCCGCCCTGGTGGACCTGCCCAAGTTCCCCGGCGACAACCTGGACCGCTCCCGCACCGGCGGCGACCTGTGCATCCAGGCCTGCGCGGACGACCCGCAGGTCGCCGTGCACGCGATCCGCAACCTGGCCCGCATCGGCTTCGGCAAGGTCGCCGTCCGCTGGTCCCAGCTCGGCTTCGGCAAGACCTCCTCCACCACCCCGGACGCCCACACCCCGCGCAACCTCTTCGGGTTCAAGGACGGCACCCGCAACATCGCGGGCACCGAGACCGGCCGGCTGGACAAGTTCGTATGGGTCGGCGACAAGGACGGCGGCGCGAACGACGCCTGGATGCACGGGGGTTCGTACGTCGTCGCCCGGCGCATCCGGATGAACATCGAGACCTGGGACCGGGCTCCGCTCCAGGAGCAGGAGGACATCTTCGGCCGGGACAAGGGCGAGGGCGCGCCGGTCGGCAGGGCCAAGGAGCACGACGAGCCGTTCCTGAAGGCGATGAAGCCCGACGCACACGTACGGCTCTCGCACCCCGACGCCAACGGCGGGATCACGATCCTGCGCCGCGGCTACTCCTTCACCGACGGAACCGACGGCCTCGGCCGCCTGGACGCCGGACTGTTCTTCCTGGCCTACCAGCGCGACCCACGCAACGGGTTCATCCCGCTCCAGCGCAAGCTGGCGGCGTCGGACGCGCTCAACCAGTACATCCAGCACGTGGGTTCGGCGATCTTCGCGGTTCCGCCCGGCGTGCGTGACGCGCGCGACTGGTGGGGACGCACCCTGCTGTCCGAGGAGGCGTGA
- the efeO gene encoding iron uptake system protein EfeO, translating to MRAVRFSVITAAAAVALTAVTACTQKSGTQDAGRVVDVTAKDDSCEVSKKAFPAGHVELAIENKGSKVTEVYLLFPDDRIVAERENIGPGIKQKVTAEVKAGEYVIACKPGMKGKGIRQEVKATGGTVAKRDPKLDAAVADYRRYVQEQADETLPRVEAFVKAIKAGDVPAAKKAYAISRLGWERTEPVAESFGDIDPKVDVREDGLEDGQKWTGWHRLEKSLWKDGRIGAGEQALADQLLTDLQDWQKRVGTAEITPTSMANGAKELLDEVAQGKVTGEEDRYAHTDLVDFKGNVEGAQKAYELLKPVAAKNDPALAKELDKQFAALETLLDKYRTDRTSYEFVSYDKVGKDERKELSDAVNALAEPLSKLAAAVVK from the coding sequence GTGCGAGCCGTCCGCTTCTCCGTCATCACCGCCGCGGCGGCGGTCGCGCTGACCGCCGTGACGGCCTGTACGCAGAAAAGCGGCACGCAGGACGCCGGCCGTGTGGTCGACGTGACCGCGAAGGACGACTCCTGCGAGGTCTCGAAGAAGGCGTTCCCGGCCGGACACGTCGAGCTCGCCATCGAGAACAAGGGCTCGAAGGTCACCGAGGTCTACCTCCTCTTCCCGGACGACCGGATCGTCGCCGAGCGCGAGAACATCGGCCCCGGCATCAAGCAGAAGGTCACCGCCGAGGTGAAGGCCGGCGAGTACGTCATCGCCTGCAAGCCGGGCATGAAGGGCAAGGGCATCCGCCAGGAGGTCAAGGCGACCGGCGGCACGGTCGCCAAGCGCGACCCGAAGCTGGACGCGGCCGTCGCCGACTACCGCCGGTACGTCCAGGAGCAGGCCGACGAGACCCTGCCCCGTGTCGAGGCCTTCGTGAAGGCGATCAAGGCGGGCGACGTGCCGGCCGCCAAGAAGGCGTACGCGATCTCCCGCCTCGGCTGGGAGCGCACCGAGCCGGTCGCGGAGTCCTTCGGCGACATCGACCCCAAGGTCGACGTCCGCGAGGACGGCCTGGAGGACGGCCAGAAGTGGACCGGCTGGCACCGCCTGGAGAAGTCGCTGTGGAAGGACGGCAGGATCGGCGCCGGCGAGCAGGCGCTCGCCGACCAGCTCCTCACCGACCTCCAGGACTGGCAGAAGCGGGTCGGCACCGCCGAGATCACCCCGACCTCCATGGCCAACGGCGCCAAGGAACTCCTCGACGAGGTCGCCCAGGGCAAGGTCACCGGCGAGGAGGACCGCTACGCCCACACCGACCTGGTCGACTTCAAGGGCAACGTCGAGGGCGCGCAGAAGGCGTACGAACTCCTCAAGCCGGTCGCCGCGAAGAACGACCCGGCGCTGGCCAAGGAGCTCGACAAGCAGTTCGCCGCGCTCGAAACGCTTCTCGACAAGTACCGCACGGACAGGACGTCGTACGAGTTCGTCTCCTACGACAAGGTCGGCAAGGACGAGCGCAAGGAGCTCTCGGACGCGGTGAACGCGCTCGCCGAGCCGCTGTCCAAGCTCGCCGCGGCCGTTGTGAAGTAG
- a CDS encoding heme ABC transporter ATP-binding protein, with protein sequence MRLPRIRPVPPAPARAGDVLAETEALHVRRGAREVLDGVDVAVRAGEVLALVGPNGAGKSTLLGVLAADLPPTRGVVRVHGRPAHEWSAPELALRRAVLPQSAALSFPFAVEEVVRMGRAPHASSASPDEDERIVAEAMAATEVTAFTARPFPALSGGERARVALARVLAQRAPLLLLDEPTAALDLKHQEMVLRLCRERAHAGDAVVVVLHDLGLAAAYAHRVAILCAGRVVADGPPAEVFSEALLSRVYDQGVEVLPHPRTGAVLVTPRRSPLTPP encoded by the coding sequence ATGAGACTGCCGAGAATCCGACCGGTTCCCCCCGCCCCGGCCCGGGCCGGTGACGTGCTCGCCGAGACGGAGGCGCTGCATGTGCGCCGGGGCGCCCGCGAGGTGCTCGACGGCGTCGACGTCGCGGTCCGCGCCGGTGAGGTGCTGGCCCTGGTGGGCCCCAACGGTGCCGGGAAGTCGACCCTGTTGGGCGTGCTCGCCGCCGATCTCCCGCCCACCCGGGGCGTGGTGCGCGTCCACGGCCGCCCGGCCCACGAGTGGTCCGCGCCCGAACTCGCGCTGCGCCGCGCCGTGCTGCCGCAGTCGGCGGCGCTCTCCTTTCCCTTCGCCGTCGAGGAGGTCGTACGCATGGGCCGTGCCCCGCACGCGTCCTCGGCCTCCCCGGACGAGGACGAGCGGATCGTGGCCGAGGCGATGGCCGCCACCGAGGTGACCGCGTTCACCGCGCGCCCGTTCCCGGCGCTCAGCGGCGGCGAGCGGGCCCGGGTCGCGCTCGCCCGGGTGCTGGCCCAGCGGGCACCGCTGCTGCTGCTCGACGAGCCGACCGCCGCGCTCGACCTGAAGCACCAGGAGATGGTGCTGCGGCTGTGCCGGGAAAGGGCGCACGCCGGGGACGCGGTCGTCGTGGTGCTGCACGATCTGGGACTGGCCGCCGCGTACGCGCACCGGGTCGCGATCCTGTGCGCCGGTCGTGTCGTGGCCGACGGACCGCCCGCCGAGGTCTTCTCCGAGGCATTGCTCTCCCGGGTCTACGACCAGGGCGTGGAAGTGCTGCCGCACCCGCGTACGGGCGCGGTCCTGGTGACCCCCAGACGAAGCCCCTTGACCCCGCCTTGA
- a CDS encoding FecCD family ABC transporter permease, giving the protein MTALDDKPVRPLRAAPAPAGRKRRGTSWFLTGALVLGLLVLVPVAAGTGAYPVPTGEVLSSVLHRIGFGGSGLDRVAESVLWNVRFPRIVLALLVGASLGCAGALMQGVFSNPLAEPGVIGVSSGAAVGAVAAIALGLDFLGTWTVPVAAFVAGLGTVLLVYAMARSGGRTEVVTLILTGIAVNAFAGALIGLFLFFADSAAVNQIAFWQLGSLSQATWPKVMAVLPCAVLGLGVAPLYARRLDLLSLGEGPARHLGVDVERLRVVLVLVIALLTAAAVSVSGIIGFVGLVVPHLLRMVAGPGHRFLVPGSALLGALVLLAADLAARTVAAPAELPLGVLTALVGSPFFFWLLRRTRRRQGGWA; this is encoded by the coding sequence GTGACGGCGCTGGACGACAAGCCCGTACGCCCCCTCCGGGCGGCGCCCGCGCCCGCCGGCCGGAAGCGGCGCGGCACGTCCTGGTTCCTGACGGGTGCTCTGGTGCTCGGTCTGCTCGTGCTGGTGCCGGTCGCCGCCGGGACCGGCGCGTACCCGGTGCCGACCGGTGAGGTGCTCTCCTCCGTGCTGCACCGGATCGGGTTCGGCGGCAGCGGTCTCGACCGGGTCGCGGAGTCGGTGCTGTGGAACGTGCGTTTCCCGCGCATCGTGCTGGCCCTGCTCGTGGGCGCCTCGCTGGGCTGCGCGGGCGCGCTGATGCAGGGCGTGTTCAGCAATCCGCTGGCCGAGCCGGGCGTCATCGGGGTCTCCTCGGGCGCGGCGGTCGGCGCGGTCGCCGCGATCGCCCTCGGTCTTGACTTCCTCGGCACCTGGACGGTCCCGGTGGCCGCCTTCGTCGCGGGACTGGGCACGGTTCTGCTGGTGTACGCCATGGCACGCTCGGGTGGTCGTACGGAGGTGGTGACGCTGATCCTCACCGGGATCGCGGTGAACGCCTTCGCGGGCGCCCTGATCGGGCTGTTCCTGTTCTTCGCGGACTCCGCCGCGGTCAACCAGATCGCCTTCTGGCAGCTCGGCTCGCTCTCCCAGGCCACCTGGCCGAAGGTCATGGCCGTCCTGCCGTGCGCGGTGCTCGGACTGGGCGTCGCGCCGCTGTACGCGCGCCGTCTGGACCTGCTCTCGCTCGGCGAGGGTCCGGCCCGGCACCTGGGCGTGGACGTGGAGCGGCTGCGCGTCGTGCTGGTGCTGGTCATCGCCCTGCTGACCGCGGCGGCCGTCAGTGTCTCCGGCATCATCGGCTTCGTCGGCCTGGTCGTACCGCATCTGCTGCGGATGGTGGCCGGGCCCGGGCACCGCTTCCTGGTGCCGGGCAGCGCCCTGCTCGGCGCGCTCGTCCTGCTCGCCGCGGACCTGGCCGCCCGCACCGTCGCCGCACCCGCCGAGCTTCCGCTCGGCGTGCTCACCGCACTGGTCGGCAGCCCGTTCTTCTTCTGGCTGCTGCGCCGCACCCGCCGCAGGCAAGGAGGCTGGGCATGA